The following are encoded together in the Drosophila sechellia strain sech25 chromosome 3R, ASM438219v1, whole genome shotgun sequence genome:
- the LOC6607572 gene encoding amyloid-beta A4 protein gives MRLTILCIFCLATVILAIDMDSESLQEQYEKEQYNIRKKICLQSSEYGKCKGRRKLWFYNPKKFKCQVFIYSNCGGNGNLFYTQESCIEFCGKYDWKKIRKTGLPRSAAYRRKDGS, from the exons ATGCGTTTGACAATCTTATGTATTTTCTGCCTGGCAACTGTGATCCTGGCTATCGACATGGACTCGGAATCCCTACAGGAACAGTACGAAAAGGAGCAGTACAATATTCGTAAAA AAATTTGCCTACAAAGTTCTGAATACGGAAAGTGCAAGGGTCGCCGGAAACTTTGGTTCTACAACCCCAAGAAATTCAAGTGCCAAGTTTTTATCTACTCCAATTGTGGTGGTAATGGCAACCTTTTCTATACCCAGGAAAGTTGCATAGAATTTTGTGGCAAATACGATTGGAAGAAAATTCGAAAGACAGGTCTTCCACGCTCAGCTGCTTATAGAAGAAAAGATGGGAGTTAA
- the LOC116801544 gene encoding kunitz-type serine protease inhibitor 2: MHFEMKLLTEFLCLLAVFLSTVESAEKRKAFCYLAYEFGKCGGHRVMWAFSIKELECVPFVFSNCGGNENRFHTKENCEKACAPIQSRFVLAY, translated from the exons ATGCATTTTGAAATGAAACTGCTTACCGAGTTTTTGTGCCTTTTGGCGGTTTTTCTCTCAACAGTTGAGAGTGCAGAAAAACGAAAGG CTTTTTGTTATCTAGCCTACGAATTTGGTAAATGCGGAGGTCATCGCGTTATGTGGGCTTTTTCGATTAAAGAACTAGAGTGCGTTCCATTCGTTTTCTCCAATTGTGGCGGCAATGAAAATCGCTTCCATACCAAGGAAAACTGCGAGAAAGCTTGCGCACCAATTCAATCTCGATTTG